In Microbacterium sp. No. 7, the genomic window TGCAGGATCGCGCGCCGGTTCCCGTCGGCCAGGGCGCGCAGCGCCAGATCGAGATCCGCTGCGGCTGCGTCGGTGCTCATCGTGCGCCTCTCTGCTCGGCTGCGATCATCATAGCACAAGCATACGTTTGTACTTATGGATATTGGTGAAGAATCGATCCCAAGGCGGTCGTGCGAACCGGGGCCGGCATCGAGCGCGCGCAGCAGCGCGGCATCCCGCGCCGTGCGTCATCCGTCGAGGCCGCGAAGCGGGCGAAGGCCGCCGTTCCTGCGGATGTCGCGATAGTTCCACTGGATGTCGCGCGCGTCGGCGAGCCAGCGGCGCACCGCCTCGGCGTCGACCTGATCCGGGGCCGTGTACCGCGCCTCCGCGGCGCGGAACGTGCCCTCCGGGCTCAGGCCCGGCACGCGGAACGACTGCCCGCTCCAGAACAGCAGGCGCACGGACGCCTTCAGCCGGTCGTATCCGACGACGGGGTTCCCGTCGAAGAACCAGACCGGATGCGCGTGCCAGATCTTGCGGTCGGCGTCGGGCAGCTCCCGCTCGACGATCGCGAGCAGCAGGTCGCAGACCGGTCGCGCCTCGGCGTCGAGCCGCGCGTGATAGTCGAGGATGTCATCGGGCACGGCGCGCATGCTGACCTCCGCTGCTCCTGCGATCTGGTCGGACGTGCACCGAGCGTATCGCTCCGCAGGGCGCGGATACACTCCCCGTATGCGCATCGCGATCGAGAGCCCCCGCGCCGCCGACGTGCTCGCGCTGCTCGGCGAGCACCTCGGCGACATGCACACCCTGTCGCCGGCCGAGAGCGTGCACGCCCTCGACGTCGAGGCGCTGGAGCATCCGTCGGTGACGATGTGGTCCGCTCGCGCCGACGACGGCGGCGCGCTCCTCGGCGTCGGCGCGCTCAAGGTGCACGACGACGGCACCGGCGAGGTGAAGTCGATGAGGACAGCCGCGAGCGCCCGCGGTCACGGCGTCGCGGGCGCGCTGCTCGCCGAGATCGTCGCCGCCGCGCGGGCCGCCGGCCTGCGGGAGCTCAACCTCGAGACCGGCACGCACGACTACTTCGCGGCGGCGCAGCGGCTTTACGAACGGCACGGCTTCGTCGCCCGCGGGCCGTTCGCCGACTACGCCGACGACCCGCACAGCCGGTACTACGGCATGCCGCTGGGGCCCGCCGCGTAGATCCCCTGCCGTGGGTCGGTTCGTGGATGCCGGGGCCCTTCAGCGACGACCGGCGCCTTGCCACACTGGTGACATGGGAATCATCGTGCGCCCGGCGACCGTGTTCGAGGACGTCGCGGCCGTCATCGGGCCGAAGAAGCCGACGTCGAACGTGTGCTTCTGCCTGAGCTACCGCATCGGCAGCAAGGAGAACGTGGCCCTGCGCGAGCCCGGCCGGTCCGCGCGCGTGCGGGAGCTGTGCGCGGAGGATCCGCCGCCGGGAGTGCTCGCCTATCTCGACGACGAGCCGGTCGGCTGGGCGGCGGTGCATCCGCGCGCCGCGACGAGCTTCGCGCGGAACCGGCTCATCCCGCACGTGGACGACCTCGACGTCTGGTCGCTGTGGTGCTTCCGCGTGCGCCCCGGTCACCGCAAGCAGGGGATCATGCACGCGCTCGTCGACGGCGCGGTCGCGCACGCGCGCGAGTCCGGCGCTCCGGCGATCGAGGGGTACCCGGTGGACAACGAGGGTGCCCGCGTCAATCTGACCATGGCCTACGTGGGCACCCGCAGCCTCTTCGAGCACGCCGGGTTCGCGAAGGCCGCCGACACCGGCTCCGTGCTCGACGGCTTCCCGCGCGTGCTCATGCGACTGCCGTTCGCCTGAGCCGCGACCGCCGCGTTCGTTCCCGAGGGGAGGGTCGTTCCCGAGGGCCGGATGCCGGCGTGTCGCTCCTCGGGAGGGACTCATCTCCTCGGGAACGACGGCGGCGGGGCGGGTCGCGCGCCGAGCGGCGGGCCCTCCCAGTGCTTCGCGGCGTCGCGCGGCGCGTAGGGGCCGCGCGTGCTCGTGCGCTTGCCCAGGGCGACGAGGTCCTCCGCGAGCCGGGTGGCGCACGCGACGCCGTCGAGCACCGGCACGCCGAGGCGCCGCTCCAGCTCGGCGTCGAGGCCGGCGAAGCCCGCGCAGCCGAGCACGATCGCGTCGGCACCGCGCGCGAGCGCCTCGCGCGCGGTGGCCTCGAGGGTGTCCGCGGTCGCGACGGGGTCGGTGCCCGCGTGCAGCACGGGGACCCCGCTCGCGAGCATCGCCGCGCACCGGCCCGACAGCCCGATCGTGCGCAGCGCCTCGTCGATGCCGGCCAGGGTGGAGGGCAGCGTCGTGACGATGCCGAAGCGGTGCGCCACGAGGCAGGCGAGGTACGCGGACGCCTCGGTGATGTCGACGACGGGCTGCCGCACGAGCTGTCGCATCCCCTCCCGGCCGTGCTCGCCGAAGCCCGCCATCACGACGGCGTCGAACGGCTCGGCGTGGGCGGCCACGGCGTCCATCGTCGCCACGGCGCTCGCGAAGCTCTCGACGTAGCCCTCCGCCGACGCGGGCCCCCACGCGGGCGTCACGGGGACGATGCGCGTGCCCGCGGAGGCCGCGGTGCGCGCGACGCCGGCGATGGCCTCCGACATCGCCGCGTCGGTGTTGCAGTTGACGACGAGGATCGTCGGCGCGCTCACGCGAGCTCGCCCCCGGCCGCGACGACGCGTCCCGCGTGGATGACGACGCGGTCCGCGGAACGGTCCATCACGGCCGCGGCGGGGGAGTCGCCCTGGACGACGACGAGCTCGGCGGGGTCGCCGGGCGCCACGCCGGGATGGGGCGAGCGGCCGAGTCTCGGCAGCGCCGCGTCGATGACGGTCGCCCCGCCCCACGTCGCGACGGCGAGCGCCGCCTCGACGTGCTCGTCCTTCACGTAGCCCTGGGTGAAGGCGAGCATCCAGGCGCGTTCGAGCATGTCGCCGTTGCCCCACGGCGACCAGTAGTCGCGCTGGCCGTCCTCGCCGAGGCCCACCCGGATGCCGCGGTCGAGCACCTCCAGAAGCGGCAGGTCGGCGGGCCACGCCGCCGAGCCCTTCGGCGCCACCGTCGTCAGGGCGATGTCGAGCTCCGCGACCTCGTCGAGGGCGTGTCCCACCTGCGGCAGCCCGGAGGCGAGGGAGAACGCGTGCGACACGGTCACACGGCCCGCGAGCCCGAGCGCGCGGGTGCGCTCGGCGATCAGCCCGAGCGAGAACAGGCCCAGGGTGCCCTGCTCGTGCAGGTGGATGTCGATGCGCACGCCGTGCCGCTCGGCGAGTTCGAAGACGGTGTCGAGGTGGCGTCGCGGATCCCGGTCGATGCCGCAGGGGTCGAGCCCGCCGATGATGTCGGCGCCGTTGCGGAGCGCGGCGTCGAGCAGGTCGGGCACGCCGTCCTCGAGATGGATGCCGACCTGCGGGAACGCCACGATCTCGACGTGCGCCCGGTCGCGGTGCGCCTCGCGCGCGCTCACGACGCCCTCGAACTTCTCCAGGCCGGAGTCGGCGTCGACCTGCGCGTGCGAGCGCACGCGCGTCGCCCCCTGCGCGATCATGCGGCCGAGCGTGTACGCGGCGCGCTCGGCGACGGGCTTCTCGGCGGAGCGCCAGTTCTTCCGGTCGTTCATGATGCGATCCCACAGCGTGTCGCCCGCCGTGTTGGGCCGGAACGGCAGACCCATGCGCGTCGAGTCGAGATGCACGTGCACGTCGCTGAACGACGGCAGCAGGATGCCGCCACGCCCGTCGAGCTCCTCCGCGGCGGCGGGCGGCGGCGCGCTCCCGGCCGTCTGCACGGTCGCGATGCGCGCGTCGCGCAGGACGACGTCGGAGGCGGGTGCGCCCCACGGGCGGACGTTGCGGATGAACAGCTCGGTCATGGGCATGATCCTTCGTCGGAGGGAGGTGTCGTCGGGGAGGACGGGGTTCGGTCCAGGATGCCGCCGAAGGGTGCGCGGCGGTATCCTGGACCGTCTCGGCTCAGCCGCCGAAGGTCAGGTCGGCGAGCGAGTACAGCCCGTCGACGCGGGGCGTCCACTCGATCCCCGGGGCGACGGCGTACGCCGTCTCGGGGGTGAACAGCGGGATGAGGTAGGCCTGCGCGAAGTTGAGCTCGGCGAGCTCCTGGAAGACCGCGTCGCGGTCGGCGCCCTCGACGCGGCGCTGCGCGTCGACGAGGGCCGCGGTCTCCGCGCTCTTCGCGTAGTCGTTCTGGCCGCCCGCGAACATGTTGGTGATCGGCATGTCGCCGTCCATCGTCGAGGGCGCCCACGTGTTGAGGAAGATGCCCTTCATGTCGACCGTGCCGTAGATGCGGTTGGACAGGCTGGCCTGGTCCATGCCGACGAGCTCCACCGTGATGCCGACGCGCTCGAGATAGCCGGCGATCGCCTGCGCGATCTCGGAGCTGAGCGGGATGCGCCCGTCGGTCGCGTACTCGAGGGGGATCGGCGTGCCGTCGTAGCCCGCCTCGGCGAGGAGCGCCTGCGCCGCCGCGGGGTCGAAGGCGGGGCCCGCGATGTCCGCGACGTGACCCGCGACGTTCGGCGCGACGACCTGGTCGTTGGCCACTGCGCGACCGCTCAGCACCGACGTGACCAGCTCCTCGCGATCGATGGCGTGCCAGACGGCCGTGCGCACGCGCGCGTCGGCGAGCGGTCCGCTCGTCGAGTTCATGCCGAGGAACGTCACGCCGTTCGACGCGCGCTCGGCGATCTCGACGCCCGATCCGTCCGCCGACGACACCTGGTTCGGCGAGATGAGCGCGATGTCGAGGCTGCCGGAGATCACGCCGTTGAGGCGGGCCTGCTCGTCGGCGACGGTCTGGAAGGTGAGTGTGCCGATCTCGGGCACGGTGCCCCAGTAGTCCTCGTTGCGCTCCAGCACGTAGTCGACGCCGCGCGTCCAGCTGACGAAGCGGAACGGCCCCGTGCCCACGGGCGCTTTGGCGAAGCCCTCCGACCCGAGCTCCTCGTACACGGCCTTCGGCACGATCGACTGGGTCGTCGTGATCGACGGCCAGGGCGAGAACGGCGAGTCGAGGTGGAAGACGACGGTCGACTCGTCGGGGCTGCTCACCGACTCGAGCATCCCCATGTAGCCGAGGTTGTCGGCATCCGGGGTCGCGAGCACCGTCTCGTAGGTGAAGACGACGTCGTCGGCGGTGAGCGGCGAGCCGTCGTGGAACACGACGTCGTCGCGCAGCGTGTACGTCCACTCGGTGAAGTCGTCGTTCGCCTCCCACGACGTGGCGAGGGCGGGCTGCACGGCGCCGTCGGCGTCGAGAAGCGTGAGCTGGTCGAACAGGTTGTAGTAGACGTTGTAGCCGGCGAGCGAGCCGTCGACGATCGGGTCGGGGGAGCGCTCGGGCTCGGTGACGACGCCGACGGTCAGCTCGGTGCCGGCGTCCTCGGCCGGGGCGGAAGACGCGCAGCCGCTGAGCAGCAGGACGGAGGCCGCGGCGACGGCGGCGGCGCGCCGCCCGGCGGCAGTGTGACGTGACATGGTTCTCCTTGGCAGGGGGATCGGGGTGTGGGGTCAGGTGGTGGTGGTGCGGGACGGGCTCGGTCGTGGGCGGGCGTGCGGGTCGGGGATCGGGATCGCGTCGAGCAGCATGCGCGTGTACGGGTCGCGGGGGCGCTCGAAGACCTCGTCGCTCGCGCCGGTCTCGACGATGCGGCCCTGGCGCATGACGGCGACGCGGTCGGAGAGGTAGCGCACGACGGAGAGATCGTGCGCGATGAACAGGTAGGACAGTCCGCGGCTCGCCTGCAGGTCGAGCAGCAGGTTGACCACCTGCGCCTGCACCGAGACGTCGAGCGCCGACACGGGCTCGTCGAGCACGAGCACGTCGGGCTGCAGCGCGAGGGCGCGCGCGATGCCGAGCCGCTGACGCTGGCCGCCGGAGAACTGCGCGGGCGTCTTGCGCAGGGCGTCGGCGCCGATGCCGACGCTGTCGAGCAGCTCGACGACGCGGTCCTTGGAGTACCGGTGGTGGATGACGAGCGGCTCGGCGACGATGTCGTGCGCGCTGAGGCGCGGATCGAGGGACGAGTACGGATCCTGGAACACGAGCTGCACGCGGTTCTGCAGCTGGCGCCGCCGCCGCGCGGGGAGCGTGGCGAGATCCTCGCCGAAGACCCGGATCGTGCCGGAGGTCGGCGTGTTGATGCCGAAGATCGTCTTCACGAGGCTCGACTTGCCGCATCCCGACTCTCCGACGAGGCCGAGCGTCTCGCCGCGATGCAGCGTGAGCGAGACGCCGTCGACGGCCTTGGTCACCTCTCGCCGGCGCGAGAAGTGCACGTGCAGGTCCTCGATCTCCAGCACCGCCTCCCGCTCGGTCATGCGGTCACCTCCTCGGCGAAGGCGCGCACGTCGTCGGCGTGATGGCAGGCCGACCGGTGCCCCGCCCCGACCAGCCGGAACGCGGGCGGCGTCGTCTCGCACACGGCCGACTTCGCGGCGAGCT contains:
- a CDS encoding DUF1801 domain-containing protein, with the translated sequence MPDDILDYHARLDAEARPVCDLLLAIVERELPDADRKIWHAHPVWFFDGNPVVGYDRLKASVRLLFWSGQSFRVPGLSPEGTFRAAEARYTAPDQVDAEAVRRWLADARDIQWNYRDIRRNGGLRPLRGLDG
- a CDS encoding GNAT family N-acetyltransferase, which encodes MRIAIESPRAADVLALLGEHLGDMHTLSPAESVHALDVEALEHPSVTMWSARADDGGALLGVGALKVHDDGTGEVKSMRTAASARGHGVAGALLAEIVAAARAAGLRELNLETGTHDYFAAAQRLYERHGFVARGPFADYADDPHSRYYGMPLGPAA
- a CDS encoding GNAT family N-acetyltransferase — translated: MGIIVRPATVFEDVAAVIGPKKPTSNVCFCLSYRIGSKENVALREPGRSARVRELCAEDPPPGVLAYLDDEPVGWAAVHPRAATSFARNRLIPHVDDLDVWSLWCFRVRPGHRKQGIMHALVDGAVAHARESGAPAIEGYPVDNEGARVNLTMAYVGTRSLFEHAGFAKAADTGSVLDGFPRVLMRLPFA
- a CDS encoding aspartate/glutamate racemase family protein, with the protein product MSAPTILVVNCNTDAAMSEAIAGVARTAASAGTRIVPVTPAWGPASAEGYVESFASAVATMDAVAAHAEPFDAVVMAGFGEHGREGMRQLVRQPVVDITEASAYLACLVAHRFGIVTTLPSTLAGIDEALRTIGLSGRCAAMLASGVPVLHAGTDPVATADTLEATAREALARGADAIVLGCAGFAGLDAELERRLGVPVLDGVACATRLAEDLVALGKRTSTRGPYAPRDAAKHWEGPPLGARPAPPPSFPRR
- a CDS encoding amidohydrolase, which codes for MTELFIRNVRPWGAPASDVVLRDARIATVQTAGSAPPPAAAEELDGRGGILLPSFSDVHVHLDSTRMGLPFRPNTAGDTLWDRIMNDRKNWRSAEKPVAERAAYTLGRMIAQGATRVRSHAQVDADSGLEKFEGVVSAREAHRDRAHVEIVAFPQVGIHLEDGVPDLLDAALRNGADIIGGLDPCGIDRDPRRHLDTVFELAERHGVRIDIHLHEQGTLGLFSLGLIAERTRALGLAGRVTVSHAFSLASGLPQVGHALDEVAELDIALTTVAPKGSAAWPADLPLLEVLDRGIRVGLGEDGQRDYWSPWGNGDMLERAWMLAFTQGYVKDEHVEAALAVATWGGATVIDAALPRLGRSPHPGVAPGDPAELVVVQGDSPAAAVMDRSADRVVIHAGRVVAAGGELA
- a CDS encoding ABC transporter substrate-binding protein; the encoded protein is MSRHTAAGRRAAAVAAASVLLLSGCASSAPAEDAGTELTVGVVTEPERSPDPIVDGSLAGYNVYYNLFDQLTLLDADGAVQPALATSWEANDDFTEWTYTLRDDVVFHDGSPLTADDVVFTYETVLATPDADNLGYMGMLESVSSPDESTVVFHLDSPFSPWPSITTTQSIVPKAVYEELGSEGFAKAPVGTGPFRFVSWTRGVDYVLERNEDYWGTVPEIGTLTFQTVADEQARLNGVISGSLDIALISPNQVSSADGSGVEIAERASNGVTFLGMNSTSGPLADARVRTAVWHAIDREELVTSVLSGRAVANDQVVAPNVAGHVADIAGPAFDPAAAQALLAEAGYDGTPIPLEYATDGRIPLSSEIAQAIAGYLERVGITVELVGMDQASLSNRIYGTVDMKGIFLNTWAPSTMDGDMPITNMFAGGQNDYAKSAETAALVDAQRRVEGADRDAVFQELAELNFAQAYLIPLFTPETAYAVAPGIEWTPRVDGLYSLADLTFGG
- a CDS encoding ATP-binding cassette domain-containing protein, with amino-acid sequence MTEREAVLEIEDLHVHFSRRREVTKAVDGVSLTLHRGETLGLVGESGCGKSSLVKTIFGINTPTSGTIRVFGEDLATLPARRRRQLQNRVQLVFQDPYSSLDPRLSAHDIVAEPLVIHHRYSKDRVVELLDSVGIGADALRKTPAQFSGGQRQRLGIARALALQPDVLVLDEPVSALDVSVQAQVVNLLLDLQASRGLSYLFIAHDLSVVRYLSDRVAVMRQGRIVETGASDEVFERPRDPYTRMLLDAIPIPDPHARPRPSPSRTTTT